The Triticum dicoccoides isolate Atlit2015 ecotype Zavitan chromosome 6A, WEW_v2.0, whole genome shotgun sequence genome has a window encoding:
- the LOC119317940 gene encoding transcription factor bHLH96-like, with product MALEAVVFPHEHLACSTDKVAAAMSMYAPSLGRGISIVDEFEEKGGVVLQEEAANYAWAAAVEGNWDENHCRPVSPPAAVAPTTPAASGRGKASSSAAARRRRRRPKAVKNREETESQRRNHIAVERNRRRQMNDYLAVLRSSMPPSYAQRGDQASIVAGAINFVKELEQLLQSLEAQKRRRAQLASTPPFAGFFTFPQYSVGAGAGAADGSGARRGVADVEVAVAESHASVKVLAPRRPRQLVRMVVAMQCLGLTVLHLNATATADHLVFYSFSLRMEDECRLSTVDEIAAAVHQMVAEVHARGPC from the exons ATGGCGCTGGAAGCCGTGGTGTTCCCGCATGAGCACCTCGCGTGCAGCACGGACAAGGTGGCCGCGGCGATGTCCATGTACGCGCCGTCGCTGGGCCGCGGCATCAGCATTGTTGACGAGTTCGAGGAGAAGGGCGGCGTAGTGCTCCAAGAAGAGGCGGCCAACTACGCCTGGGCCGCGGCCGTCGAGGGGAACTGGGACGAGAATCACTGCCGGCCCGTGTCGCCGCCGGCTGCCGTCGCCCCGACTACGCCCGCGGCGTCCGGCCGCGGCAAGGCCTCGTCGTCCGCGgccgcgcggaggcggcggcggcgccccaAGGCGGTGAAGAACAGGGAGGAGACGGAGAGCCAGCGGCGCAACCACATCGCCGTGGAGCGCAACCGGCGGCGCCAGATGAACGACTACCTGGCCGTGCTCCGGTCCTCCATGCCGCCCTCCTACGCGCAGCGG GGTGACCAGGCGTCGATCGTGGCCGGGGCGATCAACTTCGTCAAGGAGCTGGAGCAGCTACTGCAGTCGCTTGAGGCCCAGAAGCGGCGGCGCGCGCAGCTGGCGTCGACGCCGCCGTTCGCCGGGTTCTTCACGTTCCCTCAGTACTCcgtgggcgcgggcgcgggcgctgCCGACGGCTCCGGGGCGCGGCGGGGCGTGGCCGACGTGGAGGTGGCCGTGGCGGAGAGCCACGCGAGTGTGAAGGTGCTGGCGCCGCGGCGGCCGAGGCAGCTGGTGAGGATGGTGGTGGCGATGCAGTGCCTCGGGCTCACCGTGCTCCACCTcaacgccaccgccaccgccgaccaCCTGGTCTTCTACTCCTTCAGCCTCAGG ATGGAGGACGAGTGCCGGCTGTCAACGGTGGACGAGATCGCGGCGGCGGTGCACCAGATGGTCGCCGAGGTGCACGCCAGAGGACCGTGCTAG